Proteins found in one Acidimicrobiales bacterium genomic segment:
- a CDS encoding electron transfer flavoprotein subunit beta/FixA family protein: MNVVVCVKQIPDPANPGSLGPDNFLDRSGKLIIDDSDMYGVEMALQLVTAAGGGSVSLVSMAPNGETAGLRTALAMGAEKATLVSDDALKGSDALGTAKVLAAAIKRNEYDLILAATESTDGYTGTTPVQIAELLDLPAVTFAKHIEVDGSNVKVQRQTEAGYDEVTCPLPALVTVTAGVVEPRYPSFKGIMAAKGKPLDQLTVADLGVDAGAVGAAGSGQNITNVAAAEERKAGEIVVDEGDAHEKIIAFLDQLKVI, from the coding sequence ATGAACGTCGTTGTCTGCGTGAAGCAGATCCCGGACCCCGCCAATCCTGGCTCGTTGGGTCCCGATAACTTCCTTGACCGTTCCGGCAAGCTCATCATCGACGACTCGGACATGTACGGCGTCGAGATGGCCCTGCAGCTCGTGACGGCCGCCGGTGGCGGCTCGGTGTCGCTCGTGTCGATGGCGCCGAACGGCGAGACGGCCGGTCTGCGCACCGCCCTCGCCATGGGCGCCGAGAAGGCCACGCTGGTCTCCGACGATGCGCTCAAGGGCTCGGACGCGCTCGGCACCGCCAAGGTCCTCGCTGCCGCCATCAAGCGCAACGAATACGACCTGATCCTGGCGGCCACCGAGTCGACCGACGGCTACACCGGCACCACGCCGGTGCAGATCGCCGAGCTGCTCGACCTGCCGGCGGTGACCTTCGCCAAGCACATCGAGGTCGACGGCTCGAACGTCAAGGTGCAGCGCCAGACCGAAGCCGGCTACGACGAAGTCACCTGCCCGCTCCCGGCGCTGGTGACCGTGACCGCCGGCGTCGTCGAGCCCCGCTACCCGTCCTTCAAGGGCATCATGGCCGCCAAGGGCAAGCCGCTCGACCAGCTGACCGTCGCCGACCTCGGGGTCGACGCCGGCGCGGTTGGCGCCGCCGGCTCGGGTCAGAACATCACCAACGTGGCCGCAGCCGAAGAGCGCAAGGCAGGCGAGATCGTCGTCGACGAAGGCGACGCCCACGAGAAGATCATTGCGTTCCTCGACCAGCTGAAGGTGATCTAA